In Lujinxingia sediminis, a single genomic region encodes these proteins:
- a CDS encoding VOC family protein produces the protein MSTTLTPSLMFIGKASEAIDRYTSIFDDAELVRITRYDASNPEMEGQIMQAELRLQNQSLLLTDSPDMHSFTFTPSVSFFVRCESVEEVDRIFAALSEDGTVMMPLDAYPFNARFGWCNDRFGVSWQVGLN, from the coding sequence ATGTCGACCACCCTGACCCCCTCCCTGATGTTCATCGGCAAGGCCTCGGAGGCCATCGATCGCTACACCTCGATCTTCGATGACGCCGAGCTTGTGCGCATCACACGCTACGACGCCTCCAACCCCGAGATGGAAGGCCAGATCATGCAGGCTGAGCTTCGCCTGCAAAATCAGTCCCTGCTCCTCACCGATAGCCCGGACATGCACAGCTTCACGTTCACCCCCTCGGTCTCCTTCTTTGTGCGCTGCGAGAGCGTCGAGGAGGTCGACCGCATCTTTGCCGCACTGAGCGAAGACGGCACCGTCATGATGCCCCTGGATGCCTACCCCTTCAATGCGCGCTTCGGCTGGTGCAACGACCGCTTCGGCGTCTCCTGGCAGGTCGGCCTGAACTGA
- a CDS encoding SRPBCC family protein, with amino-acid sequence MVQTSTQHAQHTPMFEEEERALERTAAPDTEPGLQELGWPSIGLGTALATWAFARQHGIKQILVAAAGAGLIYNGLKPGFDKGFKRLIANTAATEPVEIDIATSIAQPPSRLYQMWRDPEQIPRFFRHIKRVEHLGERLTRWVAEIPGDMELCWNAEITEDKKNELIAWRSLEGSELVSSGVVSFYPLDDEQTRVHLCLRYQPPGGEFGAAIERFFKAIPEQILREELRAFKQLAEAGEVATVRGQPYGGTQNREQGLSMLTNR; translated from the coding sequence ATGGTGCAAACATCGACCCAACACGCCCAACACACCCCGATGTTCGAGGAGGAGGAGCGCGCTCTTGAGCGCACCGCCGCCCCCGACACCGAGCCCGGACTTCAGGAGCTGGGATGGCCGTCGATTGGCCTGGGTACAGCTCTGGCGACCTGGGCCTTTGCCCGCCAGCACGGCATCAAACAGATCCTGGTTGCCGCGGCAGGCGCTGGCCTGATTTACAACGGCCTTAAGCCCGGCTTCGACAAAGGCTTTAAACGCCTCATCGCCAACACAGCGGCCACGGAGCCGGTCGAAATCGACATCGCCACCTCCATCGCTCAACCTCCCTCCCGGCTCTACCAGATGTGGCGCGACCCCGAGCAGATCCCGCGCTTTTTCCGCCACATCAAGCGCGTCGAGCACCTCGGCGAACGCCTCACCCGCTGGGTGGCCGAGATCCCCGGCGATATGGAGCTGTGCTGGAACGCCGAGATCACCGAAGACAAAAAAAACGAGCTCATCGCCTGGCGCTCCCTCGAAGGCTCCGAACTTGTGAGCTCCGGCGTGGTCAGCTTCTATCCACTTGATGATGAACAAACCCGCGTCCACCTGTGCCTGCGCTACCAGCCCCCGGGCGGCGAGTTCGGCGCGGCGATCGAGCGCTTTTTTAAGGCCATCCCCGAGCAAATCCTGCGCGAGGAACTGCGTGCCTTCAAGCAGCTTGCCGAAGCCGGAGAAGTCGCCACGGTGCGCGGCCAACCCTACGGCGGCACCCAAAACCGCGAGCAGGGGTTGAGCATGCTCACCAACCGCTGA
- a CDS encoding zinc-dependent alcohol dehydrogenase: protein MRALCWFGKEDVRLQDVPDPTIINPHDAIIEVSLTAICGSDLHLYDGNIPTMESGDILGHEFMGTVVEVGPEVHQLKVGDRVVVPFPIACGHCHHCHSDEFALCDNSNPNAWMAERAFGHSPAGIFGYSHLYGGYAGGQAEYVRVPFADIGPIKVPDTLSDEDVLFLSDIFPTGYQAADVANITPGSTVAVWGCGPIGLFAIKSAYMLGAEKVIAIDHVPERLAMAHHQAGAEVLNFTDDPVLEAIKEMTDGRGPQTCVEAVGMEAHGSGLMDYHDKARQTLGLESGRPHALREAIMACAKGGTLVIPGVFGGIIDKLPIGAAFSKGLTFKMGQTHVHRYLKPLLARIEKNEIDPSFLITHRLSLEDGPEAYRIFRDKEDDCIKVVLRP, encoded by the coding sequence ATGCGCGCGCTTTGCTGGTTTGGAAAAGAAGACGTCCGTCTGCAAGATGTCCCCGATCCCACGATCATCAACCCTCACGACGCCATCATTGAGGTCAGCCTCACTGCCATCTGCGGCTCCGATCTCCACCTCTACGACGGCAACATCCCCACCATGGAATCCGGCGACATCCTGGGCCACGAGTTCATGGGTACCGTCGTCGAGGTCGGTCCCGAGGTGCACCAACTCAAGGTAGGCGACCGCGTCGTGGTTCCCTTCCCCATCGCCTGTGGCCATTGCCACCACTGCCATAGCGACGAGTTTGCGCTCTGCGATAACTCCAACCCAAACGCCTGGATGGCCGAGCGTGCCTTCGGCCACTCGCCGGCCGGCATCTTTGGCTACTCCCATCTCTACGGGGGCTACGCCGGAGGCCAGGCCGAGTATGTGCGTGTGCCCTTCGCCGATATCGGTCCCATCAAAGTCCCCGACACCTTGAGTGACGAAGACGTTCTCTTCCTCTCCGACATCTTTCCCACCGGCTACCAGGCTGCCGATGTGGCCAACATCACCCCCGGCAGCACTGTCGCCGTGTGGGGGTGCGGCCCGATCGGCCTCTTCGCCATCAAGAGCGCCTACATGCTCGGCGCCGAGAAGGTCATCGCCATCGACCACGTGCCCGAGCGTCTGGCCATGGCCCACCACCAGGCCGGCGCCGAAGTCCTTAACTTCACCGACGACCCTGTCTTGGAAGCCATCAAAGAGATGACCGACGGCCGTGGCCCCCAGACCTGCGTCGAAGCCGTCGGCATGGAGGCCCACGGAAGCGGCCTGATGGACTATCACGACAAAGCCCGACAAACCCTGGGCCTGGAGTCCGGCCGCCCCCACGCGCTCCGAGAGGCCATCATGGCCTGTGCCAAAGGCGGCACCCTGGTCATCCCCGGCGTCTTCGGCGGCATCATCGACAAGCTCCCCATCGGTGCGGCCTTCAGCAAGGGCCTGACCTTTAAAATGGGCCAGACCCACGTCCACCGCTACCTCAAACCCCTGCTCGCCAGGATCGAGAAAAACGAGATCGATCCCTCCTTCCTCATCACCCACCGCCTCTCCCTCGAAGACGGCCCGGAGGCTTACCGCATCTTCCGCGACAAAGAGGATGACTGCATCAAAGTCGTACTGCGCCCCTGA
- a CDS encoding carbonic anhydrase has protein sequence MSDETYQRIFELNRRWVEERNAEDPTFFEKLAREQNPDFLFIGCADSRVPASTIMGVEPGEVFVTRNVANLVVNTDLNVASTINYAVDHLKVKHVVVCGHYGCGGVMAAMQSKDLGVLNGWLREIRDVYRLHRKELDAIEDKEQRYRRLVELNVREQCLNVIKTAEVQRNFLERGAPTVHGWVYDLSSGLLKDLNVNFEDLLSEVREIYSLTPGERG, from the coding sequence ATGAGCGACGAGACGTACCAGCGCATCTTTGAGTTGAACCGCCGCTGGGTGGAAGAACGCAACGCCGAGGACCCCACCTTCTTCGAGAAGTTGGCTCGCGAACAAAACCCCGACTTCCTCTTCATTGGCTGCGCCGACAGCCGCGTGCCCGCCTCCACCATCATGGGAGTTGAGCCCGGCGAAGTCTTTGTGACACGCAACGTCGCCAACCTGGTCGTCAACACCGACCTTAACGTCGCCTCCACCATCAACTACGCCGTCGACCACCTCAAAGTGAAACACGTCGTCGTCTGCGGCCACTACGGCTGCGGCGGCGTGATGGCGGCGATGCAGTCCAAAGACCTCGGGGTGCTCAACGGCTGGCTGCGCGAGATTCGCGACGTCTACCGCCTCCATCGAAAAGAGCTCGACGCCATTGAGGATAAAGAACAACGCTACCGCCGCCTGGTCGAGCTTAACGTGCGCGAGCAATGCCTCAACGTCATCAAGACCGCCGAAGTTCAGCGAAACTTCCTGGAGCGCGGCGCCCCCACCGTTCACGGCTGGGTCTACGACCTGTCGAGCGGCCTGCTCAAAGATCTCAACGTCAATTTCGAAGATCTTCTCAGCGAAGTCCGCGAGATCTACAGCCTGACGCCCGGCGAGCGAGGCTAA